A single region of the Brachypodium distachyon strain Bd21 chromosome 3, Brachypodium_distachyon_v3.0, whole genome shotgun sequence genome encodes:
- the LOC100821012 gene encoding uncharacterized protein LOC100821012 — MAPPPTSHPGAPPQPPFLQVPDELLQDIFLRLPTAADLARASSACAAFRRVIADHKFLRCYRDLHPPPLVGFIGRSFIPAQPPHPSAAAARAFAGIDFSCSSFLPSTAGRRWRQADFFQGRALLASLPVEEKGGRKILVGPQVLDSDYREFLVRDLAVCDPVHRRYVLLPAVPADLAALIRKPDLLDMETFLAPGEDDEDPLSFRVMCLAQCRMNLVLLAFSSSLGGHWRALTFDRLSTQAVASLVRYEPGLSDRQYVHGCFCWQLRFPNKLLVLDVRVMEFSLVDFTPEQRNSRFVIVEAAEGMLGMLSICNRVDSEDGEYWLPYSVLRNNRWQSEKVIPLPIRRWYLMGVAGGYLLLQTTYTTSSQEQLNIGYFSVEIKTLQVELFAGLSRPIFHGRLYAGFPPSLCAPTI; from the coding sequence atggcgccgccgccaacctcCCACCCAGGAgcaccgccgcagccgccgttcCTCCAAGTCCCGGACGAGCTCCTCCAGGACATCTTCCTCCGTCTCCCCAcggccgccgacctcgcccgCGCCTCCTCGGCCTGCGCCGCCTTCCGCCGCGTCATCGCCGACCACAAGTTCCTCCGCTGCTACCGCGACCTCCACCCACCGCCTCTCGTCGGCTTCATAGGCAGGTCCTTCATACCAGCGCAGCCGCCgcacccctccgccgccgccgccagggccttcgccggcatcgacttctcctgctcctccttcctcccctccaCTGCCGGCCGTCGCTGGCGTCAAGCTGACTTCTTCCAAGGACGCGCCCTCCTCGCCAGCCTCCCGGTCGAAGAAAAAGGCGGCAGGAAGATCCTCGTGGGCCCTCAGGTGTTGGACTCCGATTACCGCGAGTTTTTGGTCAGGGACCTCGCTGTCTGCGACCCTGTGCACCGCCGCTACGTGCTGCTGCCTGCCGTCCCCGCCGACCTAGCCGCGCTCATCCGTAAACCGGACCTCCTGGACATGGAGACTTTCCTTGCTCCCGGGGAGGATGACGAGGATCCCTTATCATTTAGAGTGATGTGCTTGGCGCAATGCAGAATGAATCTGGtcctcctcgccttctcctcctctttggGTGGACACTGGCGTGCTCTTACGTTTGACAGATTGAGTACTCAGGCAGTGGCTTCACTTGTACGATATGAGCCTGGGCTCTCGGATCGTCAATACGTCCATGGATGCTTTTGTTGGCAATTGCGTTTCCCCAACAAGTTGCTTGTGCTTGATGTGCGTGTGATGGAGTTCTCTCTTGTTGACTTCACACCTGAACAACGAAATAGCCGTTTTGTCATTGTTGAGGCAGCAGAAGGAATGCTTGGGATGCTCAGTATATGCAATCGTGTTGACAGTGAAGATGGCGAATATTGGCTCCCGTATTCCGTTCTAAGAAATAACCGATGGCAGTCAGAGAAGGTCATCCCATTGCCGATAAGGCGTTGGTATCTGATGGGTGTAGCTGGAGGATACCTGCTTTTACAAACGACGTACACCACATCTTCACAAGAGCAGTTAAATATTGGATATTTTTCGGTGGAAATCAAGACGTTGCAGGTCGAGTTGTTCGCTGGGCTTAGCAGACCCATCTTTCATGGTCGACTATATGCTGGCTTCCCACCATCATTGTGTGCCCCAACTATATGA